Proteins encoded within one genomic window of Triticum aestivum cultivar Chinese Spring chromosome 2D, IWGSC CS RefSeq v2.1, whole genome shotgun sequence:
- the LOC123054353 gene encoding organic cation/carnitine transporter 7 isoform X1, which yields MLSKPPSDPAGKLSIETMEDEQSATYTVDDALISSGFGKYQILILSYAGIGLIAEAMEMMLLSFVGPSVQLEWNLTAHQESMITSVVFVGMLIGAYSWGVVSDNYGRRKGFLFTAIMTSGAGFLSAFSPNYVALMALRFLVGIGLGGGPVLGSWFLEFVPAPSRGTWMVVLSAFWTVGTIFEASLAWVVMPKFGWRWLLALSSVPSLLLLLFYAITPESPRFLCMKGRTMEAVDVLEKMARLNGAQLPSGKLVSDKNIELDEVSESATLLAATAKAAKEEENDNIKEDEGSDFGGFKSVSKLLSPKLLRATLLLWMAFFGNAFSYYGIVLLTSELSNGNRICAKQEVESVHSNNSSLYKNVFISSFAEIPGSFVSIMIVDRIGRRLSMASMLFTSCVFLFPLVFSRTEILTRISLFGARLCISASFTIVYIYAPEIYPTSVRTTGIGVASSVGRIGGILCPLVAVALVHNCHQTTAILLFELVVFLSGVAVMFFPFETKGCRLNDTEADMH from the exons ATGCTATCCAAGCCACCCTCTGATCCGGCCGGCAAGCTCTCGATCGAAACG ATGGAGGACGAACAATCAGCCACATATACTGTGGATGACGCCCTTATATCTTCAGGTTTTGGGAAGTACCAAATATTGATTCTCTCCTATGCTGGGATAGGCTTAATCGCAGAAGCAATGGAGATGATGCTGCTATCATTTGTTGGCCCATCCGTTCAGTTAGAATGGAATCTTACTGCTCACCAGGAAAGCATGATTACAAGTGTTGTTTTTGTTGGAATGCTAATAGGAGCTTATTCTTGGGGTGTGGTCTCAGATAACTATGGAAGGAG GAAAGGGTTTCTCTTTACTGCCATTATGACGAGTGGAGCTGGATTCCTGAGTGCCTTTTCTCCAAACTATGTAGCTTTAATGGCTCTACGGTTTTTAGTTGGTATTGGCTTGGGAGGAGGACCTGTTCTTGGATCTTGGTTCTTGGAATTTGTTCCTGCTCCAAGTAGAGGAACTTGGATGGTGGTACTCTCAGCATTTTGGACTGTCGGTACCATCTTTGAGGCTTCGCTTGCATGG GTAGTTATGCCCAAGTTTGGCTGGAGGTGGTTGCTAGCATTATCATCTGTTCCGTCTCTCCTCCTGCTTTTGTTTTATGCTATCACACCAGAGTCGCCAAGGTTCCTCTGCATGAAAGGCAGAACAATGGAGGCTGTGGATGTGCTGGAGAAAATGGCAAGGTTAAACGGTGCACAACTCCCTTCGGGTAAGCTTGTTTCCGACAAGAACATTGAGCTAGATGAAGTTTCCGAGTCGGCAACGCTTCTGGCTGCTACTGCTAAAGCTGCTAAAGAAGAAGAAAACGACAACATCAAGGAAGACGAAGGTTCTGATTTTGGAGGTTTCAAGTCTGTTTCTAAGCTGCTGTCACCAAAATTGCTCAGAGCAACTCTGCTTCTGTGGATGGCTTTCTTCGGGAATGCATTTTCTTATTATGGTATTGTTCTGTTGACATCGGAGTTAAGTAACGGAAATAGGATATGTGCAAAACAGGAGGTTGAATCTGTACACTCGAACAACTCAAGCCTGTACAAAAACGTGTTTATTTCTAGCTTTGCAG AGATTCCAGGGTCATTCGTGTCGATCATGATCGTGGATAGAATTGGGCGAAGGCTTTCAATGGCTTCGATGCTCTTCACTAGCTGTGTCTTTTTATTCCCGCTAGTTTTTTCCCGCACAGAAATACTGACAAGAATCTCATTATTCGGTGCCCGGCTCTGCATTTCTGCAAGCTTCACAATCGTATACATATATGCTCCCGAG ATCTACCCAACCTCTGTGAGGACAACAGGCATTGGCGTCGCCAGCTCGGTGGGCAGGATCGGCGGCATTCTGTGCCCCCTCGTCGCCGTTGCTCTGGTGCACAACTGCCATCAGACGACCGCGATCCTCCTCTTCGAGCTCGTGGTGTTCCTCTCAGGGGTGGCCGTCATGTTCTTCCCTTTCGAGACGAAAGGCTGTAGGCTCAACGACACCGAGGCCGATATGCATTGA
- the LOC123054353 gene encoding organic cation/carnitine transporter 7 isoform X2 produces the protein MEGGRKGFLFTAIMTSGAGFLSAFSPNYVALMALRFLVGIGLGGGPVLGSWFLEFVPAPSRGTWMVVLSAFWTVGTIFEASLAWVVMPKFGWRWLLALSSVPSLLLLLFYAITPESPRFLCMKGRTMEAVDVLEKMARLNGAQLPSGKLVSDKNIELDEVSESATLLAATAKAAKEEENDNIKEDEGSDFGGFKSVSKLLSPKLLRATLLLWMAFFGNAFSYYGIVLLTSELSNGNRICAKQEVESVHSNNSSLYKNVFISSFAEIPGSFVSIMIVDRIGRRLSMASMLFTSCVFLFPLVFSRTEILTRISLFGARLCISASFTIVYIYAPEIYPTSVRTTGIGVASSVGRIGGILCPLVAVALVHNCHQTTAILLFELVVFLSGVAVMFFPFETKGCRLNDTEADMH, from the exons ATGGAAGGAGGCAG GAAAGGGTTTCTCTTTACTGCCATTATGACGAGTGGAGCTGGATTCCTGAGTGCCTTTTCTCCAAACTATGTAGCTTTAATGGCTCTACGGTTTTTAGTTGGTATTGGCTTGGGAGGAGGACCTGTTCTTGGATCTTGGTTCTTGGAATTTGTTCCTGCTCCAAGTAGAGGAACTTGGATGGTGGTACTCTCAGCATTTTGGACTGTCGGTACCATCTTTGAGGCTTCGCTTGCATGG GTAGTTATGCCCAAGTTTGGCTGGAGGTGGTTGCTAGCATTATCATCTGTTCCGTCTCTCCTCCTGCTTTTGTTTTATGCTATCACACCAGAGTCGCCAAGGTTCCTCTGCATGAAAGGCAGAACAATGGAGGCTGTGGATGTGCTGGAGAAAATGGCAAGGTTAAACGGTGCACAACTCCCTTCGGGTAAGCTTGTTTCCGACAAGAACATTGAGCTAGATGAAGTTTCCGAGTCGGCAACGCTTCTGGCTGCTACTGCTAAAGCTGCTAAAGAAGAAGAAAACGACAACATCAAGGAAGACGAAGGTTCTGATTTTGGAGGTTTCAAGTCTGTTTCTAAGCTGCTGTCACCAAAATTGCTCAGAGCAACTCTGCTTCTGTGGATGGCTTTCTTCGGGAATGCATTTTCTTATTATGGTATTGTTCTGTTGACATCGGAGTTAAGTAACGGAAATAGGATATGTGCAAAACAGGAGGTTGAATCTGTACACTCGAACAACTCAAGCCTGTACAAAAACGTGTTTATTTCTAGCTTTGCAG AGATTCCAGGGTCATTCGTGTCGATCATGATCGTGGATAGAATTGGGCGAAGGCTTTCAATGGCTTCGATGCTCTTCACTAGCTGTGTCTTTTTATTCCCGCTAGTTTTTTCCCGCACAGAAATACTGACAAGAATCTCATTATTCGGTGCCCGGCTCTGCATTTCTGCAAGCTTCACAATCGTATACATATATGCTCCCGAG ATCTACCCAACCTCTGTGAGGACAACAGGCATTGGCGTCGCCAGCTCGGTGGGCAGGATCGGCGGCATTCTGTGCCCCCTCGTCGCCGTTGCTCTGGTGCACAACTGCCATCAGACGACCGCGATCCTCCTCTTCGAGCTCGTGGTGTTCCTCTCAGGGGTGGCCGTCATGTTCTTCCCTTTCGAGACGAAAGGCTGTAGGCTCAACGACACCGAGGCCGATATGCATTGA